One genomic segment of Candidatus Baltobacteraceae bacterium includes these proteins:
- a CDS encoding TQO small subunit DoxD produces MMTLPSATTYARWLSLLRILTGAMWIAHALPKFLNAASFMPPNGMMPKLVAHGAQHGSHAFAGFFATVVTPNLPLFAELARLGELLTGIALLLGLFTRLGGLVGIFLPIMYLAAKGPLLSYETLATPDFSMIVLSGINLVLPTGRVLGFDALLGRRRTRIPRVQAEFVPEPPITPPPPPEPSTH; encoded by the coding sequence ATGATGACGTTACCGTCTGCGACGACGTACGCGCGTTGGCTGTCACTGCTGCGCATCCTGACCGGTGCAATGTGGATCGCGCACGCGCTTCCGAAGTTTCTCAACGCCGCGTCGTTCATGCCTCCCAACGGAATGATGCCGAAGCTGGTCGCTCACGGCGCGCAACACGGCTCGCACGCATTCGCGGGGTTTTTCGCAACCGTGGTAACGCCGAACTTACCGCTCTTCGCCGAGCTCGCACGGTTGGGCGAACTGTTGACGGGCATCGCGCTGCTGCTCGGATTGTTTACGCGACTAGGCGGCTTGGTCGGAATCTTTCTCCCGATCATGTATCTCGCTGCGAAGGGGCCGCTGCTGAGCTACGAAACGCTCGCGACGCCGGACTTTAGCATGATCGTCCTGTCGGGGATAAATCTCGTACTGCCGACGGGTCGCGTCCTCGGCTTCGACGCGCTGTTGGGACGACGCCGTACTCGCATACCGCGGGTTCAGGCCGAGTTCGTGCCCGAGCCGCCGATCACGCCCCCGCCCCCACCCGAGCCAAGCACCCACTAG